One Ruficoccus amylovorans genomic window carries:
- the secY gene encoding preprotein translocase subunit SecY, which yields MLNAFLNCLKIPELRSRILFTFGMVFVARVGAAIPLPGFNPKPLQNFFEFQASATDGVLGLYNMFTGGALLNGAVFALGIMPYISASIILQLMAAVVPTLARLQQEGEIGRQKITQYTRYLTIGIAVVQGLLLNLALIRYPDRVFQGFDVNQWGAIVMIDPTWFLITSTIFLTAGTILLMWIGEQITQNGIGNGISLLITIGILARFPSAVVSAWRLVTAKAGAEASMSVPKAVLMLILFVAVVAGIVAVTQAVRKIPVQYAKRVVGRKVFGGQSSFLPLKVNYSGVMPVIFASAIMLFPAQILSSLAGVFNSAFLENLANTFSMTGVGYYITEAVLIMGFSYFWVSIMFKPIQIADDLKKNGGYIPGVRPGEPTARFLDFVMTRLTLAGAIFLTVIALFPNLIMATQRIPQDIALFFGGTGTLIAVGVMLDTMRQVETYLLQRHYDGFLKKGRSRSRSSSRTRQMVDSSELKNLGTFWIMLGILFVVGIVCWVLRTQAL from the coding sequence ATGCTTAACGCTTTCCTCAACTGTTTAAAGATCCCCGAACTGCGGAGCCGGATTCTCTTCACCTTCGGCATGGTGTTCGTTGCCCGCGTGGGCGCGGCCATTCCATTGCCCGGGTTTAATCCGAAGCCGCTTCAGAACTTCTTCGAGTTCCAGGCCTCCGCCACTGACGGGGTCTTGGGACTTTATAACATGTTCACGGGGGGCGCTCTGCTAAACGGGGCCGTGTTTGCCCTGGGCATCATGCCGTACATTAGCGCGTCGATCATCTTGCAGTTGATGGCGGCGGTGGTTCCGACCCTCGCCCGCCTCCAGCAGGAGGGCGAAATCGGGCGGCAAAAAATCACCCAGTACACCCGCTACCTCACTATTGGTATCGCGGTTGTGCAGGGCCTGCTGCTGAACCTCGCGCTGATCCGCTATCCGGACCGCGTTTTCCAGGGCTTCGATGTCAACCAGTGGGGGGCGATTGTGATGATCGACCCGACCTGGTTCCTCATCACCTCTACGATCTTCCTGACCGCCGGCACCATTCTGCTGATGTGGATCGGGGAACAGATTACCCAGAACGGGATTGGCAACGGTATTTCACTGCTGATCACGATCGGTATTCTGGCCCGCTTCCCGAGCGCGGTGGTGTCGGCCTGGCGTCTGGTCACGGCGAAGGCCGGGGCCGAAGCCAGTATGAGTGTGCCCAAGGCAGTATTGATGCTTATCCTGTTTGTGGCCGTAGTAGCCGGTATCGTGGCCGTCACACAGGCGGTACGAAAAATACCGGTCCAGTACGCCAAACGTGTCGTGGGCCGAAAGGTCTTCGGCGGGCAAAGCTCGTTCCTGCCGCTGAAGGTGAACTACTCCGGTGTTATGCCGGTCATCTTCGCCAGCGCCATCATGCTATTCCCGGCTCAAATCCTGAGCAGCCTGGCGGGTGTCTTCAACAGCGCCTTTCTCGAAAACCTGGCCAACACTTTCAGCATGACCGGGGTGGGGTATTACATCACCGAGGCTGTGCTGATCATGGGCTTTAGCTATTTCTGGGTCTCGATCATGTTCAAACCGATCCAGATCGCCGACGACCTGAAGAAAAACGGCGGCTACATCCCCGGCGTACGCCCCGGTGAGCCGACGGCCCGCTTCCTCGACTTCGTCATGACCCGCCTGACCCTGGCCGGTGCTATTTTCCTGACCGTGATCGCCCTGTTCCCGAACCTGATCATGGCGACCCAGCGGATTCCGCAGGACATCGCCCTGTTCTTCGGTGGTACCGGTACGCTGATCGCCGTGGGTGTCATGCTCGACACCATGCGTCAGGTCGAAACCTATTTGCTCCAGCGCCATTACGACGGCTTCCTCAAGAAGGGCCGTAGCCGTTCGCGCTCCAGCTCACGCACCCGCCAGATGGTGGATTCCTCCGAACTCAAGAACCTGGGCACCTTCTGGATCATGCTCGGCATACTCTTCGTGGTCGGTATTGTGTGCTGGGTGCTGCGTACCCAGGCGCTCTAA
- the rplO gene encoding 50S ribosomal protein L15 has protein sequence MKLHSLSNNPGATHRKKRKGIGPGTGLGKTSGRGQKGQKARSGASIRPGFEGGQIPLYRTLPHRGFNNYKFRKEYEAVNVSVLEKLDATEITVESLKKAGIVARKSKLVKVLGHGELTRAITVTADKFSESAKQKIEAAGGKVILTQPAEEAPAKGE, from the coding sequence ATGAAACTTCATTCCCTGAGCAACAATCCCGGCGCTACCCATCGCAAGAAGCGCAAGGGCATCGGCCCCGGCACCGGTCTGGGCAAGACCTCCGGTCGTGGCCAAAAAGGTCAAAAGGCCCGTTCGGGCGCGAGCATTCGCCCCGGTTTTGAGGGTGGCCAGATCCCGTTGTACCGGACGCTTCCGCACCGCGGCTTCAACAACTACAAGTTCCGCAAGGAATACGAAGCTGTGAACGTCAGCGTGCTCGAAAAGCTCGACGCGACCGAGATCACCGTCGAAAGCCTGAAGAAGGCTGGTATCGTCGCCCGCAAGTCGAAGCTGGTCAAGGTGCTTGGCCACGGTGAGCTGACCCGCGCCATCACGGTGACGGCGGACAAGTTCTCCGAAAGCGCCAAGCAGAAGATCGAAGCCGCCGGCGGCAAGGTCATCCTGACCCAGCCCGCCGAGGAAGCGCCTGCGAAGGGGGAGTAA
- the rpsE gene encoding 30S ribosomal protein S5, translated as MSNQPSSNNPHERNRGGQGRGGQGRGGPGRGRGPRRERASEPVEEQQYVEKVVHINRCAKVVKGGRRFSFAALVVSGDGKGKVGIGYGKAKEVPEAIRKGTERARANQEDICLKGRTIPHEVRGEHDGGLVILRPASEGTGVIAGGGIRAVLEAVGIQDVLSKSLGSNNPGAMVNATLEGLRQLRSAEQIARIKQAGTKKEEPAATLA; from the coding sequence ATGAGTAATCAGCCCAGCAGCAACAACCCCCATGAGCGCAACCGCGGTGGACAGGGCCGTGGCGGCCAAGGCCGTGGTGGCCCTGGTCGCGGTCGCGGACCCCGTCGCGAGCGCGCTTCCGAGCCGGTTGAAGAACAGCAGTACGTCGAGAAGGTCGTCCACATCAACCGTTGCGCCAAGGTCGTCAAGGGCGGCCGTCGCTTCAGCTTTGCCGCGCTGGTCGTCTCCGGCGACGGCAAGGGCAAGGTCGGCATCGGCTACGGCAAGGCCAAGGAAGTTCCCGAAGCCATCCGCAAGGGTACCGAGCGTGCCCGCGCCAACCAGGAAGACATTTGCCTGAAGGGCCGCACCATCCCGCACGAAGTGCGCGGTGAGCATGACGGCGGTCTCGTTATCCTGCGCCCGGCCTCCGAAGGTACCGGTGTCATCGCCGGTGGCGGTATCCGTGCCGTGCTCGAAGCTGTCGGCATTCAGGACGTGCTGTCCAAGTCGCTCGGGTCGAACAACCCCGGCGCTATGGTTAATGCCACCCTGGAGGGTCTTCGCCAACTGCGCAGTGCCGAGCAGATCGCCCGGATCAAGCAGGCTGGCACCAAGAAGGAAGAGCCGGCTGCAACGCTGGCTTAA
- the rplR gene encoding 50S ribosomal protein L18, protein MKLQKKRELLQKRRWRIRKKIQGTAERPRLVVRFSHQHVYAQCIDDTVGHTVASASSMDKALRESEIKPNLEGAAKLGKTIGEKAKSAGVQSVVFDRAGRRYHGCIKAFADAAREAGLEF, encoded by the coding sequence ATGAAACTTCAGAAGAAACGCGAACTGTTGCAAAAGCGCCGCTGGCGCATCCGCAAGAAAATCCAAGGCACCGCCGAACGGCCCCGTCTGGTCGTGCGTTTTTCGCACCAGCATGTCTATGCCCAGTGCATCGACGACACCGTCGGCCACACCGTGGCCTCGGCCTCGTCCATGGACAAGGCTCTGCGCGAGAGCGAAATCAAGCCCAACCTCGAAGGTGCCGCCAAGCTTGGCAAGACCATCGGCGAAAAGGCCAAGAGCGCAGGTGTGCAGAGCGTTGTGTTCGACCGCGCCGGTCGTCGCTATCATGGCTGCATCAAGGCTTTCGCCGACGCCGCTCGCGAAGCCGGTCTCGAATTCTAA
- the rplF gene encoding 50S ribosomal protein L6, with protein MSRIGKLPVAVPEKVKVTVNGSEVAVEGPKGKLTKTFESCVSIKVEDGNVIVSPKDDSRHANAMYGTARSIINGMVAGVQEPYVKKLEIEGVGFKAVLNGKMLDLALGYSHPINYAIPEGITITIDAGTKVTVEGCDKQVVGQVAADIKGFKPVEPYKGKGVRIVGEYVRRKEGKKTA; from the coding sequence ATGAGCAGAATCGGAAAACTCCCGGTTGCCGTTCCTGAAAAGGTCAAAGTGACCGTTAACGGATCGGAAGTCGCGGTGGAAGGCCCCAAGGGCAAGCTCACCAAGACCTTTGAAAGCTGCGTCAGTATCAAGGTCGAAGACGGCAACGTGATCGTCTCGCCCAAGGATGACAGCCGCCACGCCAACGCGATGTACGGCACCGCCCGTTCCATCATCAACGGTATGGTCGCCGGCGTGCAGGAACCCTACGTCAAGAAGCTCGAAATCGAGGGCGTCGGTTTTAAAGCCGTCCTCAATGGCAAGATGCTCGACTTGGCCCTGGGCTACTCGCACCCGATCAACTACGCCATCCCCGAGGGTATTACCATTACCATCGACGCCGGCACCAAGGTAACGGTCGAAGGCTGCGACAAGCAGGTGGTCGGCCAGGTCGCCGCCGACATCAAGGGCTTCAAGCCCGTCGAGCCCTACAAGGGCAAGGGTGTCCGCATCGTTGGCGAATACGTCCGCCGCAAGGAAGGTAAGAAAACCGCTTAA
- the rpsH gene encoding 30S ribosomal protein S8 yields MAVHDTIGDFLTNLRNASAAGKDTCTVRYSKLRAGIAQILLRDGYVSDVSEVEEVKGQRNLIITLKYVDASSAIVGIERYSKPGRRLYAKHTDIPRVLGGLGTSILTTSKGILSDRDARREKVGGEVICKVW; encoded by the coding sequence ATGGCAGTACACGACACCATCGGTGACTTCCTGACCAACCTCCGCAACGCCAGCGCTGCGGGCAAGGATACCTGCACGGTCCGCTATTCCAAGCTGCGTGCCGGCATCGCCCAGATTCTCCTTCGCGACGGCTACGTCAGCGATGTGAGCGAGGTCGAAGAGGTCAAGGGACAACGCAACCTTATTATTACGCTCAAGTACGTTGACGCCTCCTCGGCGATCGTCGGCATCGAGCGCTACAGCAAGCCCGGCCGCCGCCTCTATGCCAAGCACACGGATATTCCGCGCGTGCTCGGCGGACTCGGCACCTCCATTCTTACCACCTCCAAGGGTATCCTCAGTGATCGCGACGCGCGCCGTGAAAAAGTCGGCGGCGAGGTCATCTGCAAGGTCTGGTAA
- the rpsN gene encoding 30S ribosomal protein S14, translating to MAKKSSIARNKKRERLVEKYAAKRAELKATLANPATTDEEFWEAQRKLSKLPRNSSPIRVRNRCNVTGRPRAYIRKYGLSRITFRELASHGHIPGVTKSSW from the coding sequence ATGGCCAAGAAAAGCTCCATTGCCCGCAACAAGAAGCGCGAACGCCTCGTCGAAAAGTACGCGGCCAAGCGCGCGGAACTCAAGGCGACCCTCGCCAATCCCGCCACCACCGACGAGGAATTCTGGGAAGCCCAGCGCAAGCTCAGCAAGCTGCCGCGCAACTCCTCTCCGATCCGCGTCCGCAACCGCTGCAACGTCACCGGTCGTCCGCGCGCCTATATCCGCAAGTACGGCCTGTCCCGTATCACGTTCCGCGAACTGGCCTCGCACGGCCACATTCCCGGTGTGACCAAATCCTCCTGGTAA